The Anaerolineae bacterium genomic sequence ACGCCGCTCCCGCCCACGCTTCCTCCTCCCCCTACCGCCACCCCCACCCCCTTGCCCTATTTTGTTTCATCTCATTCCAGCGAAAACAACTGCGCCGACATCGGCTTAAAAGGGGTAGTCAACGGGCCTGATGGGTTGCCCCAGGCCGGCGTCCAGCTTCAATATGGAGAAATAGGTGTATCGGGCAGCCGCTTCACCACCAAAACCGATGCCAACGGCCGCTATACCGCCCTCCTTTTGCCCGGCACAGCCAAAGCGTATGCTTATTCGGCCCATAACTGGTACATCTATGTTCTCCAAAACGGGCAGCAGGCCAGCGAAGAGTTCAAATTCACCACCGACCCTATTTACGCTCAAAACCCTTCTCACTGTAAAGGCGTTGACCCTGAAGAAGAAGAAGAGGAGTTCCTGGAAAAGGGCTGCATTCTGGACCCCTGTAGAAACGACGACTCTATCCAAGTAAAAGTGATCAACTGGCAAATGAGGCAATTTAATTGACGAAACGTGGTAATAATGGTATCTTTTTAAAGATATTCAAAAAAGATTTTGATTTCTTGCCGGATCGAGACAGGACAAGGTCCTGTTTCTGCCCCCAAAACGTTATCTAAACAACTATAGAGATAAACAAAAACGGGAAACTATAGACCATGACCCCAATCACGCCAAGAGAACGATTTTCTTTAGGTTCCACAGAATTAGATGAAATGGTTGGCGGTGGATTATTAAGAGGAACAGCCACCCTGGTTAGTGGCGCGCCGGGGGTTGGCAAAACCACGCTGGGCCTGCAATTTTTGATAGCCGGCATCAAAGCCGGCCAATCCGGCTTAATGGTATCCTTTGAAGAATTCCCCTCTTCCCTCATCAGAGATGCCCTGCAATTAGGCTGGGATTTGAATGCCCTGGAAAACGAGGGGCTGTTCAAGATAATTTTTACTTCGCCCGAAGTCTTTCTGGGCAGCTTGAAGGCCGAAGATAGCCCATTGGCCGAAACCTTGCAGGTTTTAGCTCCCCAACGGGTAGTAATAGACAGCACGGCCCACTTTCAGCGAATGACCGACGATTTTCCCATTGAACTCCGAGACATTTACAACAGCCTGGTTAACGCCTTAAAACGAGAAGGCATGACGTCTTTACTGCTAGACGAAGCCATCAACGTGGTGGAAGTCCAACACGGCCGCATGGCTACCTTGCCCTTTGTGGTTGACACGGTTATTTTACTGCGCTATGTTGAAATTGACAGCACTATGCAGCGGGCCATTACCGTGATGAAAATGCGGGGCAGCACGCATCAAAAGGAAATCAGAAGATTTGAAATCAAAAAGGGCGGCCTGAAAATACGCGAGCCGTTCAGCGGCAGAGAGGGCCTGCTTTCAGGGGTTACGCATCGTACCGCTTAAAGCCCCCGGCAAAATAAACCATAACCCCAACGCCAAACCCATTAGAGAAATAATTCCCCCCCACCAAAAACTGACCGGCCTAAAAAACAACTCCACCGTATGTCTTCCGGCTGGCACAATCACCCCCTGCTGAACCACATTGACCCGCCATAACTCTGCCGGTTGATGGTCAACTTCCGCTTGCCAGCCGGGATAATAAATCTGGCTGACCACCAAAAGTTGCCGGCCTAACGCTTCCACTTCTACCTTTAAATAGCCGGCGACAGAGTCAACCACCGTCACCGTTGCCGCCGCTTGTGCTAACGACACCCCCAGAGGCTCCGCTAAAACAGCCGCCTGCCGCAAATCAAAATCATCATCCGCCAGGCGAGCCGTGGCTTGTTCAATTTCTGGTATGACCTCCACTTGCGATACCGGCCAGGCGCGGGGAAAAGGATCGCCCATTTCAAACACTTTGTCCTCCCCTTCCTCAAAAACCAAGCGCAAACCGTCGCCGGCAATATCCTGCCGAGCGACCACGTAACGCACGTTCAACAATTGCCACAACCGCCAGGCCGGCATCTGCCGGAAAAAGGTATCCACCCCGGCCAATTGTAGGGGCGTATTGCCGGTCAAATCTTCCAGGTGATAAACAGAGGCTGCATTATGACCTCCCGGCAGCAGTCCCCCACTCACTATCCGTCCCCATGTGGGGTTGGATGGGCCGGGCGAAAGCTTGGCCTGCAAAAACTGCACCACCCCATTGGGCGCAAAAGGTTCAACGCCGGCCCGTTTTTCCAAATTGAACCGCCAGTTCACGGTAAACAGATTAAAAATCAGCCAGAGCGCCAGCAGGGCCATTGCCCACGCGCGCCGCTGCCATCGGCGCGGGCGCAGGGCCAGCCAGGCTACCAGCCCGCCCAACATCATCAACCCAAACAAATGATACCGCAACACCCCATAAAACAGGTTCACCTCATCGCCGCGCGCCGTAACCGCAGCCGATCCGTAAATATAAAAAGCGGTCAGGCCCAAGGCTACCACAACCACAATCCGCAGGCCGCGTTCAAAGCAGGCATACCGCCGCCGCGCCAATTTTGAAAAGGGGCCGGTCAAAGCGATGGCCCCGTACCCGGCCAACACCGCGGCGCTAAAACTGTAAACCAAAAACGCTCGCTCTTGCTGCCGGACCGCGGCAAAACCCGGCGCTAACAGATAAAAAAGCGGGTACAAAAAAGTGCTGCCCCCAAAGGCCAGCACCAGGCCAACCAATCCCGCGCCGGCCCAAAAGAAAATCTCGCGGCGCGGCCGGCCCAAAACCAGGGCCGCCGCCAACAAAACCAGGCCCACCAGCCCCACATATTCCGGCGACCCGCCAAAAAAGCCGGGATACAAAACCGAGATCAATTCGGTTAAGGGCAAACCGGCAGAAACCGCCTGATAAGAAAGATCGGCCCGCAGCGAGTGAGCAATAAACTCCAGGGTGGGCAGCGCTTGAGCCGCCGCAATAGCCACACCCAGGAGCACCAAACCAAACCAAACCAGAAGATGGACCGCAAGACAATGAAACAAACCGGGCCAAGGCGCAAAGAAAGAGGGAAGCAAGCGAGATAACCATTTCATCCCCCCGCCTGAAAGTTGT encodes the following:
- a CDS encoding ATPase, yielding MTPITPRERFSLGSTELDEMVGGGLLRGTATLVSGAPGVGKTTLGLQFLIAGIKAGQSGLMVSFEEFPSSLIRDALQLGWDLNALENEGLFKIIFTSPEVFLGSLKAEDSPLAETLQVLAPQRVVIDSTAHFQRMTDDFPIELRDIYNSLVNALKREGMTSLLLDEAINVVEVQHGRMATLPFVVDTVILLRYVEIDSTMQRAITVMKMRGSTHQKEIRRFEIKKGGLKIREPFSGREGLLSGVTHRTA
- a CDS encoding carboxypeptidase regulatory-like domain-containing protein, whose protein sequence is TPLPPTLPPPPTATPTPLPYFVSSHSSENNCADIGLKGVVNGPDGLPQAGVQLQYGEIGVSGSRFTTKTDANGRYTALLLPGTAKAYAYSAHNWYIYVLQNGQQASEEFKFTTDPIYAQNPSHCKGVDPEEEEEEFLEKGCILDPCRNDDSIQVKVINWQMRQFN